In one window of Nicotiana tabacum cultivar K326 chromosome 12, ASM71507v2, whole genome shotgun sequence DNA:
- the LOC107770973 gene encoding mitochondrial import inner membrane translocase subunit TIM50, which yields MSAIAQSKSRIFSIISRSNRRFSSNVTTEPPKEPIISSSSLLKDQPPPPQNQSPPNSEASGTEKSRWSFLKYSVIAAITGGVATAGYATYAYTLDEIEDKTKTLRESAKYTVGDDASATDKFQALLYSSAMTVPAKLVEFYIDLRRLTEEQVRGFIEPTSDQLLPDLHPLEQHVFTLVLDLSETLIYSDWKRDRGWRTFKRPGVDAFLEHLAQYFEIVVYSDQLNMYVDPVIERLDPKHCIRYRLSRGATRYVDGKHYRDFSKLNRDPSRIIYVSGHALESSLQPENCIEIKPWKGEAEDTVLLDLIPFLEYVAKHRPADIRTVLASYQGRDIPKEFIERSKDYQRRMQEQKQHGRFWRR from the exons ATGTCCGCTATAGCTCAATCGAAATCGCGCATTTTCTCAATAATTTCACGAAGTAATCGCCGATTTTCTTCAAATGTAACTACAGAACCTCCAAAGGAACCAATAATCTCTTCATCTTCTCTCCTCAAAGATCAGCCTCCGCCACCTCAGAATCAGTCTCCTCCTAATTCTGAAGCTTCTGGAACTGAGAAGAGTCGGTGGAGTTTTCTTAAGTACAGCGTTATTGCTGCCATCACCGGCGGTGTTGCCACTGCTGGTTACGCGACCTACG CATACACGTTGGATGAAATTGAGGATAAGACCAAGACTTTGCGTGAATCTGCGAAATATACTGTTGGGGATGATGCATCTGCTACCGAC AAATTTCAAGCTTTATTATACTCCTCAGCAATGACAG TGCCCGCCAAGCTAGTTGAGTTTTACATTGACCTGAGGCGGTTGACAGAAGAGCAAGTTCGA GGTTTTATTGAACCAACATCAGACCAGCTCCTGCCAGATTTGCACCCACTGGAGCAGCATGTCTTCACGCTTGTTCTTGATCTTAGCGAGACATTGATATACTCTGATTGGAAG CGTGACAGAGGCTGGAGAACATTCAAAAGACCTGGGGTTGATGCTTTTTTGGAACATTTAGCTCAATATTTTGAGATCGTTGTATACTCTGACCAACTGAACATG TATGTTGATCCTGTTATCGAAAGATTGGATCCAAAGCACTGCATCCGTTATAGGCTATCAAGAGGTGCAACTAGATATGTTGATGGCAAGCATTACAGA GATTTTTCCAAGCTAAATCGGGATCCATCGAGAATTATATATGTGAGTGGACATGCACTAGAAAGTAGCCTTCAGCCAGAAAATTGCATAGAAATAAAACCATGGAAAGGAGAGGCGGAGGATACTGTGCTTTTGGATCTTATTCCGTTTCTTGAAT ATGTTGCTAAACATAGGCCAGCTGATATCCGAACTGTATTAGCTTCATACCAAGGACGTGATATTCCTAAGGAGTTCATTGAGCGGTCCAAGGATTACCAAAG GCGTATGCAAGAGCAAAAGCAGCATGGTCGATTCTGGCGCCGCTAG